TCGGCACCTAGCCCGCTTTATTCATGACGTGCTCAAAAGCCGCGCACACTGCACGACGAGACACGCGATTGCGTTGAGCAGGTGACCGCAGGCTCGCAATTGCGGTCTTCTCACCTGTTCGCCTGCGGCTAGGCCCCGACCTGTCGGGGCCGCCGTGGCGGCCACCGGCCTAGCCATTCCACTGCTCGCCTGCTCCAGCCCGGATTATGAATGATCCGGGCTAGCCACTTCGCTCAGAGCTTGCCCTGAGTGCAACGAAGGGATGACATGACCGAACGGTGTTGGGGCTACAGGTAATGCATGTCGAGCCGGCGAACACATGAGCTACCCCTGCATTTCCGGGAGGAATCCTATGTCCAGCGTTGACGGTCGCCTCACCATTCTTGCCGTAGTCGCGCATCCGCATGATATATCGCACATGTGCGGAACCCTGGCTCACCACATCGCGGACGGTGACGCCGTCGTGGCCGTGGCCGTGACCGGAGGCCTTACGACTCACCGCGAGCGGCTGTATGACGAGCTGCGAAAGCCGCCCGCCGAGCGCGACCCGCGCATTATCAACCAGACCGACGCCGCTTACGGCGAGCAAAAGGCCCACGAAATGGCACAGGCGTGCGCGTTGTTCGGCATCACCGATGTCCGGGTGTTGCCGTTCGAGGATAAGCCGCTGGAAATCACGCCGGCGGTGGTTGACGTTCTGACCGAGATCATCTACGAGGTCAGGCCCCACTTGGTTCTGACTCATGCGCCTCGGGGCCGTCAGCGCCACGGCATGGTGGACATTGCCCCGGAGGACCACCGGGATACCGGCGTTGCGGTGACGCGGGCGGTGCGGATGGCGAACCAACCCAACGCCGAAACCGGGCGCACTCCTCATCACGTGACTTCGGTCTATTACACGGGCGTGGACTTGCCGCTGACGGAAGCCGACCTCTTGGTTGACATCACGGATCAGGCGGCCAATCGCATGAAGGCCGAGATTCTCTTCGCCAGCCAGGCGCAGACGCCGGCATTCGCCAGGAAACGCACAACCATCGGCGCCGGGACCGCGGGGTGGCACGCGCAGACGGGTTATGCCGAACCGTGGATTCGAGCCGCGGCGCAGGTTGGCCGCCGTTTGCCGGTGACGCGCGAAGAGCTGGACAACGCGGAGATGTCCAGACAAGATTGCCTAGCGCGCATGAGCAAGCTCGTGAGCGATGAGGAGGCGGAATGATCCCTCCCGTCGCAGGCGGGCGAACACAGCGCTGACCCGCCTCGAAGACGCGGGATGCGGCATCTTAGCGCATCGCCGCCGCCCATCTGCTAGTGTAGTGTCCCGATGATGGCTTTACAATGGGCGACCTTCTCCAAGATAGCATCGACCTTTTTCGTCCAGACGAACGGTTTGGGATTCTCGTTGTTGACCCGGATGAAATCT
This DNA window, taken from Armatimonadota bacterium, encodes the following:
- a CDS encoding PIG-L deacetylase family protein, which produces MSSVDGRLTILAVVAHPHDISHMCGTLAHHIADGDAVVAVAVTGGLTTHRERLYDELRKPPAERDPRIINQTDAAYGEQKAHEMAQACALFGITDVRVLPFEDKPLEITPAVVDVLTEIIYEVRPHLVLTHAPRGRQRHGMVDIAPEDHRDTGVAVTRAVRMANQPNAETGRTPHHVTSVYYTGVDLPLTEADLLVDITDQAANRMKAEILFASQAQTPAFARKRTTIGAGTAGWHAQTGYAEPWIRAAAQVGRRLPVTREELDNAEMSRQDCLARMSKLVSDEEAE